A stretch of DNA from Lycium ferocissimum isolate CSIRO_LF1 chromosome 4, AGI_CSIRO_Lferr_CH_V1, whole genome shotgun sequence:
AAAGTATCTAAATCTACCCCTAtagttttgactatgatttGAAATTTCATAGAGTGGGGCTCCATTAGGCGAAAACGAGACGTTAAAATTAATTAGATATGAACTAGTACAACAACGGACAAAGTTGCTTAATTTCAAACAGTACAAAACTAATATTGACAGAGTAAGTGAATCTGTTCTTTTTCTCATGCCTGTCTTAATCGTTCCATTGCCATCTTTAACAACTCTTAATTAAAATCAGCAAGAACATACTGCAAGTTGCACGAGAATTGGCCTAGTAAAAAATTTTTAGCCAACAAAAGATATCAATCTACAGTCTTGTGAGATaaagtaataattataatactttATTGCCGTACAAAGCTTTCACTAATACGCAGAATAAAAAAGACCCACATAACGTGATCCTTGCAGGTGAAGCAAAGTACAACTCaaaggatttaagttatatacactgaTTATAAAAAAGAGAATATTATATATGTTCCCATTGATACCGATTATCAAGATATTTAAGTAAATTTTGATGCCGTGTAAATTTATCGTTTTAGCGAATTACAAAGTCATGACGCTTATCAAGAGATTTACCTGTAATTATCTAATAACTGACTAATGATATACATATTATTGTACTgtcaatatatataacttaaactcttacGGACTCAACCTACTAAAGCCTAAAGAAAatgatgtttatttatttatatggaCCCTTTTCCTAAGATAAGGCTCTAATCTAaactttgtttttattttttaaagtttattatatactttttttttaaaaaaaaattacagagCAGTATTGGATGATATCCCTTAATAAAGATGGCCTCCACCAGCATGGGTGCTACATTCGTACGTAACTTGTACACTAGTATTGAAAACGTGATAAAAGGATTACTACAAGATGCAACTCTATGGTGCAATGATGAAGGGCAATGTCAAAGTACCTTATGttacttttttctattttgttttgaCGTGATGTTTGATATTTGGGCTTCAATTAATTCAGATTGACGTCGCATACAAAAATTCTGATTAAGAGTAGGGAGATCCTATCTATTccacaataatttttttatggtGAAGCCCCTTGTACAAATTGGGACTCAACCACATTACAAGAACCCTTATTTATTCatactttattttttcatttggtGCCCTAGTTCTCCGCTTGATTTGAGCCGATGATTAATTCGAATTCATtatactaggtatgttgttgttgattaattcCGATTCACATCATATtagtatttttttcattttcagtgCTTAAACCTAAAACCTTCTATTAAGGGTAGAAAAATCATGTCTATCCAACTACAACTCAATCATGTAATGTAAGAACAAATTAAAGTTCCAAAGATTGATACATGTGAGTTCAAAAGATCGATACATGTGGCGAGTATAACATAGtttgaaagaagaagatgatgggGTGATGAAAAGTTGTTCACATTTATTGTCCAACTTATACACTATCTgttgcagaaaaaaaaaaaaattaacacgcaaaattgacaaaaaatttTTGTCCAATTTATATATCGACAAAAGTTCTTCAGATTCTTTGTCCAATTTATGTACAACCTCGATCAGTGTACAGTCTATGTTAATATGGACCAGATTAATTTCGATACTTCCTATACTTAGGTCCATTTggttttagaatttttttttttcaaacataacaaacagaAATTACATCCAATGATCTTGAAAATTAGTGATCTTAAACTTTTGACTTATTGCCCAAAGGGCAGATCAAAAGTCAAAAGTTTTGCCTTAGTGACAAAACTTGTTAAACTTATAATTTTGCCTATGGGACAAGcgaaattaaaaattcaaaatcacTCACCTCCAATTTCATTCTTGTAAATCACCCCATAAAGCAGCTCGTTTGCAATAACAAAATGGGGAATGCGCATGGATAACCAATTTTGAAAGCCATTTAAGCCATAATCcaaatttataaaatcttaTAAGTTTAATCACTTCAAAATCAACTTTCGACATGCACAATTGAAATTGTAAATTCCGCACAAACAAAATTTGGATGATGTTTGAAATACTTCTTGTGCAAGCAAGCATATGTATCAAAGGTTTAGCTTGCCAAGACTAAAGTTCTGACATATCATCGAAGTTTGAGTTGCCAAGACAAAACTTTCATCTTATGCGTCTTAAGTTAAGTTTAAAGTCTCAAACTTTAAATATGTATGTCTGAAGTTTCagaatatatttttgaaattgagAATAGTCTTTCTAAAGTTTAAACTATCCAGCTCATTCTTATCAATGTTTTTCTAATAACTCCAAGTCATATTTTATATTCGGaattcaatattcactttttcaACATTGTAACAATGATAGTAAActttttaagtttaatttacTCCCTAAAATCTTATACTCCATATGAAGTTATTGGAATCATTTCTTTAATGGTAAGTGAATTCCAAAAACCAAATACTTTATCCGTCTCAAATTCTTTGTCATGGTTACTAAGTatagttatctcaaattatttatcgttttagaagttcaaggcattattaattactttttctccattttatcCATGATATAAGTTTATCATTAATGGAGATAACacataaatagaataaatatgTAATGGAcagagattataacttagacataaataagattAAAGTAGGTCAAATACTCcttctaattaatttttttaagggacgtataaaacaaaaaaagggcAAATAATTTGAGGTGCAAGAAATACTTAATAAACCAAAATTTCAAGTatcaaaaaatacataaaacaaCAAAATTGTCTTTCCCACTTCCCccaccaaacaaaaaaaaaaaaaaaaaaaggcacccTAAACGTGCTTTACTCTACTCCTACACttactccccccccccccccggccacCCCAAGCAAACCAACCCCACgcaccccacccccaacccctaGGGGGTTAACGTGTCATCCCCTCCTTTATAAATCAGCACACTTCCACTCTCACAATGCTACTATTTCTTCTTAAATTCTCCaacaaaactcaaaaaaatctcaaaacaCCTCTCTTTGCATTTGATTCAtttctcaacaaaaaaaatttgtgttTTTTCTTGCATGGCAGCTCATCTTTTAGCTCATGAGGTAGCTGACCTATGCCTTGGCAAGCCACCTCTTAAGTCTCTCTCTGTTACTTCAACAATTGGTGAAGCTTTAGCTTCACTCAAATTTTGTGAAGAAAATTGTATTAGTGTTTGGGATTGTGATCATTTCAAGAATGTTGATCAAGATTGTATCTGTGTTGGGAAAATTTGCATGGTTGATATAATATGTTTTCTTTGTAAAAAAGAGAATGTTAATTCTCCTTCTTTGGCTTTGAAGTCACCTGTTACTGTGTTGTTACCTAAAGATACTGTTCTTGTAAGGCATGTTCAACCATCTACAAGGTAAAAAAATTGACtctttttgtgttgttttgcaatgtttgttaaattcttgaatttttgcTAATTTTTCGTATGTGGGGTTCTTTCAATTGTTCTTGTTTGGCTCTTAAATTCTCTCAAATCTTGTGAAGAAAATTGTATTAGTGTTTGGGATTGTGACCATTCCAAGAATGTTGATCAAGATTGTATTTGTGTTGGGAAAATTTGCATGGTTGATATAATATGTTTTCTTTGTAAAAAAGAGAATGTTAATTCTCCTTCTTTGGCTTTGAAGTCACCTGTTACTGTGTCGTTACCTAAAGATACTGTTCTTGTTAGGCATGTTCAACCATCTACAAggtaaaaaaattgaatcttcTTGTGTTGTTTTGCAATGGttgttaaattcttgaatttttcttatgtGGGGTTCTTTCAATTGTTCTTGTTTGGCTCTTAACTTCACTCAAATCTTGTGAAGAAAATTGTACTAGTGTTTGGGATTGTGATCATTTCAAGAATGTTGATCAAGATTGTATTTGTGTTGGGAAAATTTGCATGGTTGATATAATCTGTTTTCTTTGTAAAAAGGAGAGTGTTATTTCTCCTTCTTTGGCTTTGAAGTCACCTGTTACTGTGTTGTTGCCTAAAGATACTGTTGTTGTTAGGCATGTGCAACCATCTACAAGGTAAAAATATTGagtttttttgtgttgttgtgcaATTTTTTCATGTGGGGTAGTTCCACTGTGTCAAGTCCTTGAATTTTGCTTAGTTTTCTTATGTGGGGTTCTTTCAAATCTTGTGAAGAAAATTGTATTAGTGTTTGGGATTGTGACCATTTCAAGAATGTTGATCAAGATTGTATCTGTGTTGGGAAAATTTGCATGGTTGATATAATATGTtttctttgtaaaaaaaaaagaaaaaaaaaaagagaatgataATTCTCCATCTTTGGCTCTGAAATCACCTGTTACTGTGTTGTTGCCTAAAGATTCTGTTCTTGTTAGGTATGTGCAACCATCTACAAGGTAAAAAGATTGagtttttttgtgttgttgtgcaATTTTTCTATTTGGGGTTCTTTCATTGTGtaaaattcttgaattttcttatgtGGGGTTCTTTCAATTGTTCTTGTTTGGATCTTAGCTTCATTTGCAACCCTCTACAAggtgaaaaaaaattgagtctttttatatttttgtgcAATGTATGTTGATGGTTTATGTGGGGTTCTTCCATTGTGtcaaattcttgaattttcttatgtGGGGTTCTTTCAATTGTTCTTGTTTGAATCTTAGCTTCATCTGCAACTCTCTACAAGGTAAAAGTTTGagtcttttttatatttttgtccAATATTTGTTAATGGTTTTTGTGGGGTTCTTACATTttgtcaaattcttgaattTGCTTAGTATTTCTTATGTAGGGTTCTGTCAATTGTTCTGTGTTGGTTCTTAGCTTCAATTGCAACCCTCTACAgggtaaaaaaattaattctttcaTGTTCAATTGTAaaatggtgttttttttttgtgaatcttCATAAAAGTTTGATCTTTTGGAGATGAGTGCAATGTTTGTTAATGGGGTGTCTTCCATTGTATCAGActcttgaattttccttttgTCTTATGTGGGGTTGTTTTTATTGTTCTTGTTTGGCTCTTAGCTTCATTTACTCTCTTGAATTTCTCCACCTCAGATATCAATTTTGAAGATTCTGGGGGTAGAGGAATCAAGGATCCAAAAATTTGTAAGTATTGGAAGTGTCTCTCATTttgtcaaattcttgaattTACCTTGTTTCTTAAGTGGGGGTTCTTTTCATTGTTCTTGTTTGACTCTGAGCTTCATTTACTCTGTTGAATTTCTTCAGATCAAATCTCCATTTTGTAAAGGAATTCAAAGATCCAAGAATTAATTTTTAGAATTGAACAGCAAGACTTCCCTTTTATCTACTTTTCTTGAATCTTTTTACTGGTTTATGAACTCTTCCCTTTTTTACATATGTTTTCACATTTCCAAAATTCTTGATAGATTGTAGAGTTTAGGGAGCTGTACTTTTGAAATCATTGATTAGTCTTACATATCTCAATTTGGCATTATAGTATCCCAATTAGTGAAAGATTGCATTTCTTCACATTCCATTAATTGATTTCtgtatttgttttcttcttttgcaGCTTACTAGAAGCCATTGATCTCATCCTACATGGAGCTCAAAACCTTGTGGTTCCTATAGAGACCAGATTTAGTGGCAGCTCAAGAAGAAAATTTCTTGagaattcttcttcaacaaaGATTTGTAGTACTCTCCACAATGGCCGCGAATTCTGCTGGCTAACTCAAGAAGATGTCATTAGATATTTCCTAAGCTCAATTGGGCTTTTTTCACCCCTTCCAACAGCTTCAATCGATGCCCTCGGCATCATTAGCACCGAGTTTTTATCGGTCGGGTATGACTCCAGTGCATCGTCCGCCACTAAGGCCATTTCCCGATCCCTCGTGGATCAGACATCCGTGGCGATTGTGGATGAGGATGGCGTTCTGATAGGAGAGATATCGCCTTTCACGCTCGCTTATTGCGGTGAGACTGTGGCTGCAGCAATCACGACCCTCACAGCTGGTGAACTCATGGCCTACATTGATTGTGGGGGCCCACCGGAGGACATTGTGAGGGTCGTGAAGGAGAGGTTGAAGGAAAGGAATCTTGAAGGAATGTTGGAGGACTTCGAGATTGATCCCTCAGATATCTCCTCCAACTCATCGTTATCCGATGAAGAGTTGCCTTCCCCGACCTCCTCGAGGTCTTCATCGGGGGGAAGGTACAATAAGTCTAGTAGCTATTCAGCAAGGATGGTAAGGAGGGCAGAAGCGATCGTGTGTTATCGGGGAAGTTCTCTCGTGGCGGTTATGGTTCAAGCCATCGCTCATCGTGTCAACTATGTGTGGGTGATTGAAGAGGATTGTAGTGTTGTGGGCATTGTGACATTTGCTAACATGTTAGAAGTTTTTAGAGATCAATTGGAGTCGATGATGTTAGGACATTTTGATTAATAATAGTACTTCTCTTGAGAGATCAAGATGATGATGAGGCAATATGATCTTGTGAACATGAGAATGTACctctcttttttactttttttttttttttttcttctttttgaacTTTGTGTAACCTGTGACTTTGTAAAATTATGGTACTATTTTGTTACTTTCAGTATCAATCTCCTGTTTTAGGAAATATAAAAGTATTGTTTTTGAGCTTTTTGTGCTACTGCTATCTACTACTCCTATTAGGTTTAATAAAGGAGCAAGAGAAGTGGACAGGTAGCAATAAAGAAAGGCCCCTCCCAAAGGAACCCCACTTCAGCCTATATTTGGGGTCAtcttaggacccgtttggccctgaaaattattcacttttttcctgaATCAGCGTTTGGctatgaagttgtatttggaatttgaaaaacaccaaaaaacttgctttcacttctttttttttttttttttcacttttaatacattcaaacaatcaaatattttttgcaaaaactataaccaaacacaacttca
This window harbors:
- the LOC132053245 gene encoding CBS domain-containing protein CBSX5 isoform X1 translates to MAAHLLAHEVADLCLGKPPLKSLSVTSTIGEALASLKFCEENCISVWDCDHFKNVDQDCICVGKICMVDIICFLCKKENVNSPSLALKSPVTVLLPKDTVLVRHVQPSTSLLEAIDLILHGAQNLVVPIETRFSGSSRRKFLENSSSTKICSTLHNGREFCWLTQEDVIRYFLSSIGLFSPLPTASIDALGIISTEFLSVGYDSSASSATKAISRSLVDQTSVAIVDEDGVLIGEISPFTLAYCGETVAAAITTLTAGELMAYIDCGGPPEDIVRVVKERLKERNLEGMLEDFEIDPSDISSNSSLSDEELPSPTSSRSSSGGRYNKSSSYSARMVRRAEAIVCYRGSSLVAVMVQAIAHRVNYVWVIEEDCSVVGIVTFANMLEVFRDQLESMMLGHFD
- the LOC132053245 gene encoding CBS domain-containing protein CBSX5 isoform X2, which encodes MVDIICFLCKKENVNSPSLALKSPVTVSLPKDTVLVRHVQPSTSLLEAIDLILHGAQNLVVPIETRFSGSSRRKFLENSSSTKICSTLHNGREFCWLTQEDVIRYFLSSIGLFSPLPTASIDALGIISTEFLSVGYDSSASSATKAISRSLVDQTSVAIVDEDGVLIGEISPFTLAYCGETVAAAITTLTAGELMAYIDCGGPPEDIVRVVKERLKERNLEGMLEDFEIDPSDISSNSSLSDEELPSPTSSRSSSGGRYNKSSSYSARMVRRAEAIVCYRGSSLVAVMVQAIAHRVNYVWVIEEDCSVVGIVTFANMLEVFRDQLESMMLGHFD
- the LOC132053245 gene encoding CBS domain-containing protein CBSX5 isoform X3; translated protein: MVDIICFLCKKESVISPSLALKSPVTVLLPKDTVVVRHVQPSTSLLEAIDLILHGAQNLVVPIETRFSGSSRRKFLENSSSTKICSTLHNGREFCWLTQEDVIRYFLSSIGLFSPLPTASIDALGIISTEFLSVGYDSSASSATKAISRSLVDQTSVAIVDEDGVLIGEISPFTLAYCGETVAAAITTLTAGELMAYIDCGGPPEDIVRVVKERLKERNLEGMLEDFEIDPSDISSNSSLSDEELPSPTSSRSSSGGRYNKSSSYSARMVRRAEAIVCYRGSSLVAVMVQAIAHRVNYVWVIEEDCSVVGIVTFANMLEVFRDQLESMMLGHFD